GGGAGCCCACCCTGAAGACGGTGGCCGCCGACTTCCAGAAGAAGTACCCGAAGGTCAAGGTCAACCTGGTCAGCGAGCGCTCCGGCGACAAGCACTACACCGCGCTGTCCAACGCGATCTCGGCCGGCAAGGGCGTCCCGGACGTCGCCCAGATCGAGTACTTCGCGCTCGGCCAGTACTCCCTGACCAAGGGCCTGACCGACCTGGCGCCCTACGGTGCCGACAAGCTCGCCTCCAAGTACACGCCGGGCCCGTGGAACGCCGTGAGCGACGGCGACAAGGTCTACGGCCTGCCGATGGACTCGGGCCCGATGGCGCTGTTCTACAACAAGACGGTCTTCGACAAGTACAAGATCGCCGTCCCCACCACCTGGGACGAGTACCTGGACGCGGCCCGCAAGCTCCACAAGGCCGACCCGAAGGCCTACATCACCAGCGACCTCGGTGACGCGGGCCTCACCACCTCCCTGCTGTGGCAGGCCGGTTCGCGCCCCTACAAGGTCGACGGCACCAAGCTCGGCATCAGCTTCGACGACGCGGGCGCCAAGAAGTACGAGACGGTCTGGCAGCAGCTGATCAGCGAGAAGCTGCTCGCCCCGGTCAACGGCTGGACCGACGACTGGTACAAGGGCCTGGGCGACGGCACCATCGCCACCCTGCCCACCGGCGCCTGGATGCCCGCCAACTTCGTCACCGGCGTCCCGAACGCCAAGGGCCAGTGGCGCGCCGCGGCGATGCCGGCCTGGACCAAGGGCGACAAGGCGAGCGCGGAGAACGGCGGCAGCTCGCTGGCCGTCCCGGCGCTGGCCAAGAACAAGGAACTCGCCTACGCCTTCACCGAGTACGCCAACTCCGGCGCCGGTGTCGCCACCCGCATCGGCGAGGGCGCCTTCCCCGCCACCAAGGCGGAGCTCGAGTCGCCCGCGTTCCAGAGCAAGAAGTTCGACTACTTCGGCGGCCAGGAAGCGAACAAGATATTCGCCGACTCCGCCGCGAACGTGGCGAGCGACTGGTCGTACCTCCCGTTCCAGCCGTACGCCAACTCGATCTTCAACGACACCGTCGGCAAGGCCTACGTCTCCGGCACCAAGCTGGCGGACGGTCTGAAGGCCTGGCAGGACGCGTCGGTCAAGTACGGCGGCGAGCAGGGCTTCACCATCGAGAAGTAGTCGGGGAGCACTCCTCGCAGTACCTCGCCACGCGGTGATCGGTACGCAGTGATCGGTACGCAGTAAAACGCCGGGCGGCGCGGCTCCCGGGCCGCGCCGCCCCCGTGCACCACCCTTCGGAAGGACCGCCATGATCTCCACCCTCCAGTCCCGCATGCTGCGCGGGGCGGACGGTGACCCCGCCCCGCGTCTGGCGTACGGCGCCGACTACAACCCCGAGCAGTGGCCCCGGGACGTGTGGGAGGAGGACGTCCGGCTGATGCGGGAGGCCGGTGTCACCGTCGTCTCCGTGGGGATCTTCTCCTGGGCCCGTATCCAGCCGGGCCCGGACACCTGGGACTTCGGCTGGCTCGACGAGGTCATGGACCTGCTCCACGCGGGCGGGATCGGCGTCGACCTGGCCACCGCCACCGCGTCCCCGCCGCCCTGGCTCACCACCGCCCACCCGGAGATCCTGCCGGTCACGGCGAACGGCGAGACGCTCTGGCCGGGCGCCCGCCAGCACTGGCGGCCCACCTCGCCCGTCTTCCGCGAGCACGCCCTGCGTCTGGTCCGGGAGATCGCCGACCGGTACAAGGACCATCCGGCCCTGGTCGCCTGGCACGTCTCCAACGAGCTCGGCTGCCACAACGTCTACGACTTCTCCGACGACGCGGCCCGCGCCTTCCGGGTGTGGCTGCGCGCCCGCTACGGATCGCTCGACGCCCTGAACCACGCCTGGGGGACGGCGTTCTGGTCGCAGCGCTACAGCGACTGGGAGCAGATCCTGCCGCCGCGGCTGGCCGCCTCGCACCCCAACCCCACCCAGCAGCTCGACTTCAAGCGGTTCTCCTCGGACGCGCTGAAGGACCATCTCGTCGCGGAACGGGAGATCCTGCGGGAGATCACGCCCGGGATACCGGTCACCACCAACTTCATGGTGATGGGCGGCACCAAGGGCATGAACTACCCGGACTGGGCCGACGAGATCGACTTCGTCTCCAACGACCACTACGTCCACCCCGGCCCGCAGGACCGCGACGAGCTGTCCTTCTCCGCGAACCTCGTCAGCGGCATCGCGAGCGGCCGGCCCTGGTTCCTGATGGAGCACTCCACCAGCGCCGTCAACTGGCAGCCCGTCAACGTGGCGAAGCGGCCCGGGGACCTGGCCCGCGACTCGCTGCTGCATGTGGCGCACGGCGCCGACGCGGTGTGCTTCTTCCAGTGGCGGCAGTCGGCGGCCGGCGCCGAGAAGTACCACTCGGCGATGGTCCCGCACGCCGGAGAGGACAGCGACCTGTTCCGCGCGGTGGCCGACCTCGGCGCCACCCTCAAGGCCCTTGCCCCGGTGGCCGGTTCCGAGCGGGAGACGGCCGCCGTCGGCATCCTCTACGACTGGGACTCGTGGTGGGCCAGCGAGCAGGACTCGCACCCCACCGCCCTGCTGGACTACCGGCAGGAGGCGCTCGACTGGTACTCGGCGCTGCTCGCCCTCGGCGTCCGCGCCGACCTCGTCACCACCCGCGCCGACCTCTCCCGGCACCAGGTGCTCATCGCGCCCGTGCTGCACGTCGTGCCGGCCGAGCTCGCGAAGGAGCTCACGCGCTACGCCGAGCAGGGCGGCCACCTCGTCACCACGTACTTCTCCGGGGTCGTCGACGAGAACGACCACATCTGGCTCGGCGGCTACCCGGGCGCCCTGCGGGAACTGCTCGGCATCCGCATCGAGGAGTTCGGTCCGCTGCTCGCCGGGGAGTCCGTGGAACTGGACGACGCCACCTCGGGCAGCCTGTGGACCGACCGGATCACCGTCACCGACGGAGACACCGAGGTGCTGGCGCACTACCGCACCGGTGTGCACGCCGGACGCCCCGCCGTCACCCGGCGCCCGACCGGAGGCGGTTCGGCCTCCTATGTCTCCACCCGGCTGGGCGTCGACGGGCTCCGCTCGCTGCTGCCCCGGCTGCTGGACCCGGCCGGGGTCAGCAGTGAACTCCCCTCGGACGTCCGGGGATCGGTCGAACTGACCGTCCGGCGCGGCGCCGAAGGCCGTTTCCTGTTCCTGGTCAACCGGACCGACGGCACGGTGCCGGTGACCGGACTCGACGGCGAGGTGCTGATCGGCACCGGCGGCGCGCAGGGCGGCCTCGTCCTCGGGCCGCGGGAGGTCGCCGTGCTGCGACAGCCCGCCGGCTGACCTCGCCCGTTCCCACCCCCACGACTCCTCGGCACGGCACGCGCCCGTACCGGGGGCCATCCCCTCCTGCCCGCGCGGCAGGAGGGGGCCCACCACAGCGACCGCACCGCAGTTGGGAGCACACATGGCACGCCGTACCCGCAGCAGACGGACCCTCGGGGCCGCCGCACTCACCGCCCTGGCCACCGGGGCCGCGCTGCTCAGCGTCCCCGTGCAGGCGCACGCCGATGCCGCCGTCACCGTGACGCCGGACCCGTCGTACGCCCACGACGAGTTCGAGGGCTGGGGCACCAGTCTGGTCTGGTTCGCCAACGCGACCGGCGACTACCCGCCGGCCGTCCGCGAGAAGCTCGCGGACCTGCTGTTCGGTGACGACGGTCTCGCGCTGAACATCGCCCGCTACAACATAGGCGGCGGCAACGCCCCGGACGTCAAGGACTATCTGCGGGCGGGCGGCGCGGTCGAGGGCTGGTGGAAGGCGCCCGCGGGCACCACCCGTACCGACACCGACTGGTGGAGCGCCGACGACGAGGCGGACTGGAACGAGGACGCCGACGCCAATCAGCGGTGGTGGGTGGAGCGCATCAAGAAGGACATCGACCACTGGGAGACGTTCAGCAACTCGCCGCCGTGGTTCATGACCGTCAGCGGCTACGTCTCCGGCGGCTTCGACGCCAACGCCGACCAGCTGAAGACGGACTCGGTCGACGACTTCGCCGCGTACCTCGCGGGCGCGACCAAGCGGCTCGAGAAGTCCGAGCACATCAAGGTCGACACGATCGACCCGTTCAACGAGCCCAACACCGGCTACTGGGGCACACGTCTGGGTGCGGACGGACAGCCCACGGGCGGTCGCCAGGAGGGCGCCCACATCGGGCCCGCGCTCCAGCAGAAGGTGCTCGCCGCGCTTCCCTCCGCGCTGACGAAGGCGAAGGTCAAGGCGGACATCTCGGCGATGGACGAGACCAACCCGTCCATCTTCGCGACGAACTGGAACTCGTACTCGCAGGCGTCCAAGGACGCCGTCGGGCAGATGAACGTCCACACCTACGGCACCGGGCAGCGCACGACCGTGCGCGACCTCGCCAAGGCGGCCGACAAGCCGCTGTGGATGAGCGAGGTCGAGGGCGACTGGGGTGACGGGCAGAGCTTCACGGACATGCGTCCGGGCCTCGGCCTCGCCCAGCAGATGGTGAACGACCTGCGTGAACTGGAGCCCAAGGCCTGGGTGTTCTGGCAGCCGGTCGAGGACTACGGCAACATGAAGCCGGGCGGCGAGTCCGCCAAGGGCGGCAACTGGGGCTCCATCCAGCTCCCGTTCAGCTGCACCGCGGCGGACACCCTCCAGTCGTGCCCGATCTTCACGAACACCAAGTTCGACACGGCGCGTAACTTCACGCACTTCATCCAGCCCGGCGACCAGCTGATCAAGGTGGACGACACGTCGAGTGCCGCCGCCGTGACGAAGAACGGCAAGGGCGCCTCGCTGGTCCACGTCAACTCCACCACCGCGCCCCGCACGGTCACCATCGACCTGTCGAAGTTCGGCACGATCAAGGACAACGCGAGGGTCACGCCGACCGTGACGAGCGCCGACGGCAAGCTTCAGCAGCAGGCTTCCTTCAGGGTCGTCGACGGCAAGGCCACCTACACCGTCCCCGCCCAGTCCGTGACCTCCTTCGCCATCAAGGGTGTCTCGGGCGTCGCGGAGAACGCGGGTCCGTTCACCGCCGGCCACTCCTACACGCTGACCGGCGTGCAGAGCGGGAAGGCCGTCACCGTCAAGGCCAACGGCTCCAACCTGGCGATCGGTTCCGCCAACGGCACCGTCGCGCAGCGGTGGCAGCTGGACGCCCGGTACGGCGAGACCGGCAACCGGCAGCGTTACGTCCTCGCCAACCCGGCCGAGGGCAAGCGCCTCGCCGTCCGCGACAACGTCCCGGTGGTCGAGCCCGACACCGGTGTGCGTGACCCCGCCACCGAGTGGATCCTGTCGACCACCGGTGACGGCACGTGGACCCTGGTCAACGTGGCCACCGGACGGCTCCTCGAGGTCGGCGGCCAGGCCACGAACGAAGGCGCGGCCGTCACCACCTGGCAGGCCAACTCCGGCTCCAACCAGCGCTGGAGGGTCACGGACGTGACTCCGTGAGGCCCTGCTGCTCCGCTGCCCCCGCCCGCATCGCGATCGTCGCGATGCGGGCGGGGTGCTGTGCGAGGGCTGGAGCGGATGCGGGCGCGGGTGCCGGGATGCGTTCCAGGACCCCGCCCGCGAAGACGTCGTACAGCGGCAGCGTCTCGAGGTGGACGTAGCCGATGTGGCAGTCGCAGACGGCGAGCGGGCAGGGGCGTGGGCGCAGGGCGTCGCGGTACGAGCCGTCGTAGAGGTTGCCCAGTTCGGCGCGGACGAAGTGGCAGCGGCGCACGGTGCCCTCGCCGTCGACCGAGATCACGGACTCGCCGGTGCGGCAGGGCAGGCCCGCGCTGGTGTGCGGGTGCCGGCTGTACGGGAAGAGCGGGTCGACGGCGGTCCACCGGTCGGCTTCGGCGTCCTCGTAGGTGTACCCCTCGGCGGCGTTGATCCACAGGTAGACGTGCGGGGGCAGGTCCACGCGCAGCCGGCGGGCCGCGTCGAGGTGCTCGGGCAGGCCGACGACGCCGACGCTGAAGCGGACGCCACGGTCCGACAGTTCGCGGCACTTTGCGAGGAAGCGGTCGTAGGGGGTCTGGCCGGGGTGGAACGTGCACCACAGGGCCAGGGTTCGCGGGTCGGCCTCGGCGAGCCAGTCGGTGCGGCAGCTGAGGTTGGTCTGGATGGCGACGCGGCGGATGTGCGGGAGGCGGGACAGGTCGGCGAGGGCGCGCCGGTACCAGGAACGGACCAGGCCCTCGCCCCAGGGGGTGAACAGCAGCGAGAGGCTGTCGTCGGTCCGGGACGCGGCCCACCGTGTGAAGCGTTCGAGCGCGGCCCGGTCGGCGCGCAGTTGCGCCCCGCTGTCGCGCCGCTTGGCGAACGGGCAGTAGGGGCAGTCGTAGTCGCAGGAGGCGAGCGGACCGCGGTAGAGCAGCGTCAGATCCATGGCCGCCGCCTCACTTCCGCTCGTAGGCGGCCATGGCGGCCCGCACGGCCGGGGAGAACAGCTCGGGGCCGATGGCGTCGGAGTGGGCGAGGCCCTCGGGGGTGAGCCGCAGGGCCGCAGGGTCGGCGTCGGTCAGCCAGCCGCGGTCGGCGAAGCGTTCGAGTTCGGGACCGAAGTCGTCGGCGGGCGCGCCGTCGAAGCGGGCCCGGTAGTCGTCGAGCCGCAGGCCCTCGGCCTGGAGGAGCGATTGCAGGAGGTGGCGTCGGCGCGCCTCCTCGGCCCGCATGACGTGGCCCACCTCGGCGTGGGCGAAGCCGGACGCGTCGGTGGCGACGTAGTCGTCGATGATGCCCCGGATCTGGTGCATGTCGACGGCGTAGTCGAAGGAGTAGTGCAGGCCGGCCGTGTAGGAGCGGGCGCCGCAGCCGAGGCCGATCATGCCGTCGGTCTGGCAGGCGTAGTCGTCCGAGCCCTGCGGCGGGGCGTCGGTGCGGCGGAACATGCGCATCGACTGCTGGGTGTAGCCGTGTGCGAGGAGGTGGTCGCGGCCCGTGCGGTACAGCCGCAGCCGCTGCTCGTCCCAGGCCGGGTCGCCGACCGCGTCGGGCCCCGGGCCGGGGCCGCGGCGGCCGAGGCCGGTGAGGGGACGGACGTAGAGCGGGTAGAGGTAGAGCTCCTCGGGCCGCCAGGCCAGGGCCGCGTCCAGGGAGTGCCGCCAGGTCCGCTCGGTCTGGCCGTCGATGCCGTAGATGAGGTCGATGTTGAGGACCGGGAGCGCGGTGTCGCGGATGCGGGCGAGGGCCGCCTCGACGTCGGCGCGGCGCTGCGGGCGCACGGCGGCCCGGGCCTCGGAGTCGA
This Streptomyces sp. NBC_00377 DNA region includes the following protein-coding sequences:
- a CDS encoding ABC transporter substrate-binding protein, translating into MRRTTSRILRGIALVSTLALGVTACGGSDDDSDTKAVSANDIQTALDKGGDITVWAWEPTLKTVAADFQKKYPKVKVNLVSERSGDKHYTALSNAISAGKGVPDVAQIEYFALGQYSLTKGLTDLAPYGADKLASKYTPGPWNAVSDGDKVYGLPMDSGPMALFYNKTVFDKYKIAVPTTWDEYLDAARKLHKADPKAYITSDLGDAGLTTSLLWQAGSRPYKVDGTKLGISFDDAGAKKYETVWQQLISEKLLAPVNGWTDDWYKGLGDGTIATLPTGAWMPANFVTGVPNAKGQWRAAAMPAWTKGDKASAENGGSSLAVPALAKNKELAYAFTEYANSGAGVATRIGEGAFPATKAELESPAFQSKKFDYFGGQEANKIFADSAANVASDWSYLPFQPYANSIFNDTVGKAYVSGTKLADGLKAWQDASVKYGGEQGFTIEK
- a CDS encoding RICIN domain-containing protein, whose translation is MARRTRSRRTLGAAALTALATGAALLSVPVQAHADAAVTVTPDPSYAHDEFEGWGTSLVWFANATGDYPPAVREKLADLLFGDDGLALNIARYNIGGGNAPDVKDYLRAGGAVEGWWKAPAGTTRTDTDWWSADDEADWNEDADANQRWWVERIKKDIDHWETFSNSPPWFMTVSGYVSGGFDANADQLKTDSVDDFAAYLAGATKRLEKSEHIKVDTIDPFNEPNTGYWGTRLGADGQPTGGRQEGAHIGPALQQKVLAALPSALTKAKVKADISAMDETNPSIFATNWNSYSQASKDAVGQMNVHTYGTGQRTTVRDLAKAADKPLWMSEVEGDWGDGQSFTDMRPGLGLAQQMVNDLRELEPKAWVFWQPVEDYGNMKPGGESAKGGNWGSIQLPFSCTAADTLQSCPIFTNTKFDTARNFTHFIQPGDQLIKVDDTSSAAAVTKNGKGASLVHVNSTTAPRTVTIDLSKFGTIKDNARVTPTVTSADGKLQQQASFRVVDGKATYTVPAQSVTSFAIKGVSGVAENAGPFTAGHSYTLTGVQSGKAVTVKANGSNLAIGSANGTVAQRWQLDARYGETGNRQRYVLANPAEGKRLAVRDNVPVVEPDTGVRDPATEWILSTTGDGTWTLVNVATGRLLEVGGQATNEGAAVTTWQANSGSNQRWRVTDVTP
- a CDS encoding STM4012 family radical SAM protein, with the translated sequence MTTAEPATRTSPYQHYVYAYPHKTAYRRLPDRPPLKALWAAEPKEALSLYLHIPFCEVRCGFCNLFTRIGAPDGLTGAYLDALERQATTVRDALGSDDVRFATAAFGGGTPTFLTAAELDRLCDIAEHRMGADLRAVPLSVEASPATATADRLAVLAGRGTTRLSLGVQSFVDSEARAAVRPQRRADVEAALARIRDTALPVLNIDLIYGIDGQTERTWRHSLDAALAWRPEELYLYPLYVRPLTGLGRRGPGPGPDAVGDPAWDEQRLRLYRTGRDHLLAHGYTQQSMRMFRRTDAPPQGSDDYACQTDGMIGLGCGARSYTAGLHYSFDYAVDMHQIRGIIDDYVATDASGFAHAEVGHVMRAEEARRRHLLQSLLQAEGLRLDDYRARFDGAPADDFGPELERFADRGWLTDADPAALRLTPEGLAHSDAIGPELFSPAVRAAMAAYERK
- a CDS encoding STM4011 family radical SAM protein; amino-acid sequence: MDLTLLYRGPLASCDYDCPYCPFAKRRDSGAQLRADRAALERFTRWAASRTDDSLSLLFTPWGEGLVRSWYRRALADLSRLPHIRRVAIQTNLSCRTDWLAEADPRTLALWCTFHPGQTPYDRFLAKCRELSDRGVRFSVGVVGLPEHLDAARRLRVDLPPHVYLWINAAEGYTYEDAEADRWTAVDPLFPYSRHPHTSAGLPCRTGESVISVDGEGTVRRCHFVRAELGNLYDGSYRDALRPRPCPLAVCDCHIGYVHLETLPLYDVFAGGVLERIPAPAPASAPALAQHPARIATIAMRAGAAEQQGLTESRP
- a CDS encoding beta-galactosidase, giving the protein MISTLQSRMLRGADGDPAPRLAYGADYNPEQWPRDVWEEDVRLMREAGVTVVSVGIFSWARIQPGPDTWDFGWLDEVMDLLHAGGIGVDLATATASPPPWLTTAHPEILPVTANGETLWPGARQHWRPTSPVFREHALRLVREIADRYKDHPALVAWHVSNELGCHNVYDFSDDAARAFRVWLRARYGSLDALNHAWGTAFWSQRYSDWEQILPPRLAASHPNPTQQLDFKRFSSDALKDHLVAEREILREITPGIPVTTNFMVMGGTKGMNYPDWADEIDFVSNDHYVHPGPQDRDELSFSANLVSGIASGRPWFLMEHSTSAVNWQPVNVAKRPGDLARDSLLHVAHGADAVCFFQWRQSAAGAEKYHSAMVPHAGEDSDLFRAVADLGATLKALAPVAGSERETAAVGILYDWDSWWASEQDSHPTALLDYRQEALDWYSALLALGVRADLVTTRADLSRHQVLIAPVLHVVPAELAKELTRYAEQGGHLVTTYFSGVVDENDHIWLGGYPGALRELLGIRIEEFGPLLAGESVELDDATSGSLWTDRITVTDGDTEVLAHYRTGVHAGRPAVTRRPTGGGSASYVSTRLGVDGLRSLLPRLLDPAGVSSELPSDVRGSVELTVRRGAEGRFLFLVNRTDGTVPVTGLDGEVLIGTGGAQGGLVLGPREVAVLRQPAG